In a single window of the Methylococcus sp. Mc7 genome:
- a CDS encoding trans-aconitate 2-methyltransferase produces MERRPEPELMDDEAQALAYAQADFSEAHDRFVALFTECFPGEPGSGISLDLGCGAADVLVRFARAHPGCRIDGVDGAPAMLALAQRAVDAAHLQDRVRLIQGYLPGAELPCRDYDAVISNSLLHHLAAPSVLWETAKRHGRPGAALFVMDLLRPDTPARLDELVERHAADAPPVLRRDFRNSLHAAYRPDEVRAQLDDAGLGSCRVSVVSDRHWIAFGRI; encoded by the coding sequence ATGGAACGAAGACCGGAACCCGAACTGATGGACGACGAAGCGCAGGCGTTGGCCTATGCGCAAGCCGATTTTTCCGAAGCGCACGACCGTTTCGTCGCCCTGTTCACCGAATGCTTTCCCGGCGAGCCGGGTTCCGGCATCAGCCTGGATCTCGGCTGCGGGGCGGCCGACGTGCTGGTGCGGTTCGCCAGGGCCCATCCCGGGTGCCGAATCGACGGCGTGGACGGAGCTCCTGCGATGCTGGCGCTGGCGCAGCGGGCCGTGGATGCCGCACACCTGCAGGACCGTGTCCGGCTGATTCAGGGATACCTCCCCGGTGCCGAGCTGCCCTGCCGGGACTACGACGCCGTCATCTCCAATTCTCTGCTGCACCATCTGGCGGCGCCGTCGGTTCTGTGGGAGACCGCGAAACGCCATGGGCGGCCGGGCGCGGCGCTGTTCGTGATGGACCTGTTGAGGCCCGATACGCCGGCACGCCTCGACGAACTGGTCGAGCGCCATGCGGCCGATGCCCCGCCCGTCCTGCGGCGGGACTTCCGCAATTCCCTGCACGCCGCCTACCGCCCGGACGAGGTACGGGCGCAACTGGATGACGCTGGGCTTGGTTCCTGCCGGGTTTCCGTCGTCAGCGACCGGCACTGGATCGCCTTTGGACGGATTTAG
- a CDS encoding carboxynorspermidine decarboxylase has product MSTETFKRLLPETPAFIYDQTAIDRTLLHFKEATGESGPKLLYSVKSFPFLPLLRRIAPRVDGFSASSLFEAKLCAEALDGRGSLHITTPGFRPGEIDEIGRLCDFVSFNSLEQFDRWAGRMEGTASVGLRVNPQRSFLPDPRYDPCRPHSKLGVPLDRLVLAGAGRTERLRGIHFHTVFDCAGFGPLTETLAELENKLGEHFKRLQWINLGGGYRLDRIMDLERLAGLSARLQRDYGLEVYFEPGKAVTGSAGYLVASVLDVFDSAGKTVAVLDTSINHHPEVFEYQRSPRLAESCEEGPASAILAGGTCLAGDLFGEYPLPARPHVGDRLVFEDVGAYTLVKANRFNGHNLPSIYRWDGEALHLEQSHGYQDYRQQWAGGPARQ; this is encoded by the coding sequence ATGTCGACCGAAACCTTCAAGCGCCTATTGCCGGAGACCCCGGCTTTCATTTACGACCAGACCGCCATCGACCGGACCCTGTTGCACTTCAAAGAGGCGACCGGGGAGTCTGGCCCGAAGCTGCTGTATTCGGTCAAGTCGTTTCCGTTCCTGCCGCTGTTGCGGCGAATCGCGCCACGCGTCGACGGCTTTTCGGCCAGCTCGCTGTTCGAAGCGAAGCTCTGTGCCGAGGCGCTGGATGGGCGGGGCAGCCTGCACATCACGACGCCGGGATTTCGGCCCGGCGAGATCGATGAAATCGGCAGGCTCTGCGATTTCGTGAGCTTCAATTCGCTGGAACAGTTCGACCGCTGGGCGGGACGAATGGAAGGCACGGCCAGCGTGGGACTGCGGGTGAATCCGCAGCGGTCCTTCCTGCCCGACCCCCGTTACGACCCCTGCCGCCCGCATTCGAAACTCGGGGTTCCGCTCGACCGGCTGGTCCTGGCCGGCGCCGGGCGGACGGAACGGCTGCGAGGCATCCATTTTCATACCGTCTTCGACTGCGCGGGTTTCGGACCCCTCACGGAAACCCTGGCCGAGCTGGAAAATAAGCTGGGAGAACATTTCAAACGGTTGCAGTGGATCAACCTGGGCGGTGGCTACCGGCTGGACCGGATCATGGACCTGGAACGCTTGGCCGGCCTTTCCGCCCGGCTGCAACGCGATTACGGCTTAGAGGTCTATTTCGAGCCGGGCAAGGCGGTGACCGGGTCTGCCGGCTATCTGGTCGCCAGCGTCCTCGACGTGTTCGACAGTGCGGGAAAGACGGTCGCCGTCCTGGACACCAGCATCAACCACCATCCGGAAGTGTTCGAATACCAGCGCAGCCCCCGCTTGGCCGAATCCTGCGAAGAGGGACCAGCGAGTGCGATCCTGGCCGGCGGCACCTGCCTGGCGGGAGACCTGTTCGGCGAATACCCCCTACCTGCCCGGCCCCACGTCGGTGACCGCCTGGTCTTCGAGGATGTCGGAGCCTACACCCTGGTCAAGGCCAACCGTTTCAACGGCCACAACCTCCCCTCGATCTACCGCTGGGACGGAGAGGCGCTGCACCTCGAACAAAGCCATGGCTACCAGGACTACCGGCAACAGTGGGCCGGCGGGCCTGCCCGTCAGTAA
- a CDS encoding primosomal protein N', producing the protein MERVVRVAVPIPAYRCFDYLAPAGVPLESLLPGVRLSVPFGNRTRVGYLIAVADTPGCDVERLRPAEAVLDDEPLLSETDLKLLRWAARYYHHPLGEVIQSAFPVHLREGGAAELVRPQGLALTPAGAAVDPLMLRRAPVQRMLFEALRGRENPLPASRLAEAAGSARTVRDAARRLVERGWAEWVDLPEGRIPAAARPPMQLNPAQLAAVDAVSANLGRYGAFLLEGVTGSGKTEVYLEVIHRVIARGGQALVLVPEISLTPQLERRLRERIEAPLAVFHSGLNETERAAAWLGFQKGEVGVLLGTRSAVFAPMRRPGVIILDEEHDRSFKQQEGFRFSARDVAVMRARMADIPLVAGSATPSLESIRNAQCGRYARLVLPARAGAAIDPRCRVLDIRSRRLQDGLSEALIAAMRDSLAEGGQVLLFLNRRGFAPALVCHGCGWVAQCRRCDANLVLHARESRLRCHHCAAEHGLPPRCPACGQEDLRPLGVGTERVDQALQRLFPEVGVARIDRDSTRGRRSLERILDRVRQGEVRILLGTQMLAKGHHFPGVTLVGILDVDAGFYSTDFRAAEHTAQLIVQVAGRAGRGEKPGTVLLQTRHPDHPLLQRLLREGYPGFAAAELAEREAACLPPFGYQALWRAESKELALSMDFLARLREEAGGKNGAVHWLGPAPAPMPKQAGRYRAQLWLKSGRREALHAVLTDALARLQEAPERRVRWSLDVDPVDFY; encoded by the coding sequence ATGGAAAGAGTCGTCAGAGTCGCCGTTCCCATCCCGGCCTACCGCTGTTTCGACTACCTCGCGCCGGCGGGCGTCCCCCTCGAAAGTTTGCTCCCCGGCGTCCGTCTGAGCGTCCCTTTCGGCAACCGCACCCGCGTGGGCTATCTCATCGCGGTTGCGGACACGCCCGGCTGCGACGTCGAGCGGCTGCGCCCTGCCGAGGCGGTGCTGGACGACGAGCCGCTGCTGTCCGAGACCGACCTGAAGCTGCTGCGATGGGCCGCGCGCTATTACCATCATCCGCTGGGGGAGGTCATCCAGTCCGCGTTTCCGGTGCATCTGCGGGAAGGGGGGGCGGCGGAGCTCGTCCGCCCGCAGGGGCTGGCCCTCACGCCGGCCGGCGCCGCCGTCGATCCGCTGATGCTCAGGCGCGCTCCGGTTCAGCGGATGCTGTTCGAAGCCTTGCGCGGCCGGGAGAATCCGTTGCCGGCATCGCGTCTGGCGGAGGCGGCAGGCTCGGCCCGGACGGTGCGGGACGCCGCCCGGCGTCTGGTCGAGCGCGGCTGGGCGGAATGGGTGGATTTGCCGGAGGGCCGGATTCCCGCCGCTGCCAGGCCGCCCATGCAGCTCAATCCGGCCCAGCTTGCCGCAGTCGATGCGGTATCGGCGAACCTCGGCCGATATGGCGCCTTCCTGCTCGAAGGGGTGACCGGGAGCGGCAAGACCGAGGTCTATCTCGAGGTGATCCACCGGGTCATCGCCCGGGGCGGGCAGGCGCTCGTCCTGGTACCCGAGATCAGCCTCACGCCGCAGTTGGAGCGGCGGCTGCGCGAGCGCATCGAGGCGCCGCTGGCCGTGTTCCATTCCGGCTTGAACGAAACCGAGCGCGCCGCCGCCTGGCTGGGTTTTCAGAAGGGGGAGGTCGGAGTGCTGCTCGGGACCCGTTCCGCGGTGTTCGCTCCGATGCGGCGGCCGGGAGTCATCATTCTGGACGAGGAACACGACCGCTCGTTCAAGCAGCAGGAGGGATTCCGCTTTTCGGCGCGGGACGTGGCCGTGATGCGTGCACGCATGGCGGACATCCCCTTGGTCGCCGGATCTGCTACACCTTCACTGGAGTCGATCCGCAATGCCCAGTGCGGGCGCTACGCCCGGCTGGTCTTGCCGGCCCGGGCCGGCGCCGCGATCGATCCGCGCTGCCGCGTGCTCGACATCCGCTCGCGCCGTTTACAGGACGGGTTGTCGGAGGCCTTGATCGCGGCAATGCGCGATAGTCTGGCCGAGGGCGGCCAGGTTCTGCTGTTCCTCAACCGCCGAGGTTTCGCCCCGGCGCTGGTCTGTCATGGTTGCGGCTGGGTCGCGCAATGCCGGCGCTGCGATGCCAACCTGGTGCTGCACGCCAGGGAAAGCCGGCTGCGCTGCCATCACTGCGCCGCCGAGCATGGCTTGCCGCCGCGCTGTCCGGCCTGCGGACAGGAGGATCTGCGGCCCTTGGGGGTCGGTACCGAAAGGGTCGACCAGGCTTTGCAGCGGCTGTTTCCGGAGGTCGGCGTGGCGCGGATCGACCGCGACAGCACCCGCGGTCGCCGCAGCCTGGAGCGGATACTCGACCGGGTGCGGCAGGGCGAAGTGCGGATCCTGTTGGGCACCCAGATGCTGGCCAAGGGACATCACTTCCCCGGCGTGACCCTGGTCGGGATACTCGACGTGGACGCGGGTTTTTACAGCACCGATTTCCGTGCGGCCGAGCATACCGCCCAGCTGATCGTGCAGGTGGCCGGCCGCGCCGGGCGGGGCGAAAAGCCCGGCACGGTGCTGCTCCAGACCCGCCATCCGGATCATCCTTTGCTGCAGCGCCTGTTGCGCGAAGGCTATCCCGGCTTCGCCGCCGCGGAGCTCGCCGAACGCGAGGCGGCTTGCCTGCCGCCCTTCGGTTATCAGGCTTTGTGGCGGGCGGAGTCGAAGGAGCTAGCGCTGTCGATGGATTTCCTCGCGCGCCTGCGGGAGGAGGCCGGTGGAAAGAACGGCGCGGTGCACTGGCTGGGGCCTGCGCCCGCGCCGATGCCGAAGCAGGCCGGGCGCTACCGGGCCCAGCTCTGGCTCAAGAGCGGCCGGCGGGAGGCATTGCACGCCGTTTTGACGGATGCCCTGGCCCGGCTGCAGGAGGCACCCGAGCGGCGCGTGCGGTGGTCGCTGGACGTCGATCCGGTGGACTTTTACTGA
- the pyk gene encoding pyruvate kinase, with protein sequence MKTSIRRTKIIATLGPASESPEMLERILKAGADVVRLNFSHGTADEHRARAERVREISRRMERYVAILADLQGPKIRIARFKDDRKVVLEAGQPFDLDTAFPPDQGDETQVGCAYEALPTDVEAGDTLLLNDGLIELKVKSVEGTRVRCVVSVGGVLSNHKGINKQGGGLSAPALTEKDKADLVTAVEIGADYLAISFPRSKEDMLEARELLRRAGGNMGLVAKIERAEAIRDGVIEGIIDASDAIMVARGDLGVEIGDARLPHEQKKLIRLARSRNKVVITATQMMESMIENPLPTRAEVSDVANAVIDGTDAVMLSAETAAGKFPDRTVAAMVRVCKEAEKYPRTRQSSHRMDEKFHRIDEAIAMSAMYIANHLPVRAIGALTESGSTPLWMSRISSGIPIFALTPHETVCRRVTLFRGVYPIFFSEKDISDHHVLNRAIAEEFLKRNLVKMDDLVIMTKGDLTGRTGGTNALKISRISDVIAAAP encoded by the coding sequence ATGAAAACCAGCATTCGCCGTACCAAGATCATCGCCACGCTGGGACCGGCTTCCGAGTCCCCGGAGATGCTCGAGAGAATCCTGAAGGCCGGCGCCGACGTGGTCCGGCTGAATTTCTCCCATGGCACGGCGGACGAACACCGCGCCCGCGCCGAGCGGGTGCGGGAAATCAGCCGGCGGATGGAGCGCTACGTCGCCATCCTGGCCGACCTTCAGGGGCCCAAGATCCGCATCGCCCGCTTCAAGGACGATCGCAAGGTCGTGCTGGAAGCCGGCCAGCCTTTCGACCTGGATACCGCGTTCCCGCCCGACCAGGGCGATGAAACCCAGGTCGGCTGCGCCTACGAGGCGCTGCCGACGGACGTCGAAGCGGGCGACACCCTGCTGCTCAACGACGGCCTGATCGAGCTCAAGGTCAAATCGGTCGAGGGAACCCGGGTCAGATGCGTCGTCAGCGTGGGCGGCGTGCTGTCCAACCACAAAGGCATCAACAAGCAGGGCGGCGGCCTTTCGGCCCCGGCCCTGACCGAAAAGGACAAGGCGGACCTGGTCACCGCCGTGGAGATCGGGGCCGACTATCTGGCGATTTCCTTCCCGCGCTCGAAGGAAGACATGCTGGAAGCCCGTGAACTGCTGCGACGGGCCGGCGGCAACATGGGGCTGGTGGCCAAGATCGAGCGTGCGGAGGCGATCAGGGACGGCGTGATCGAAGGCATCATCGACGCCTCCGATGCCATCATGGTGGCGCGCGGTGACCTGGGCGTGGAGATCGGCGACGCCCGCCTGCCGCATGAGCAGAAGAAGCTGATCCGCTTGGCGCGCTCCCGCAACAAGGTCGTCATCACCGCGACCCAGATGATGGAGTCGATGATCGAGAATCCCTTGCCGACGCGGGCCGAAGTCTCGGACGTGGCCAACGCGGTGATCGACGGTACCGATGCCGTGATGCTGTCCGCCGAAACCGCGGCGGGCAAGTTTCCGGACCGCACCGTGGCCGCGATGGTGCGGGTTTGCAAGGAGGCGGAAAAATATCCGCGGACGCGCCAGTCGAGCCACCGGATGGACGAGAAATTCCACCGCATCGACGAGGCCATCGCCATGTCGGCGATGTACATCGCCAACCACCTGCCGGTCCGGGCCATCGGCGCGCTGACGGAATCGGGGTCGACGCCCCTGTGGATGTCGCGCATCAGTTCCGGCATTCCCATCTTCGCCCTGACGCCGCATGAGACCGTCTGCCGGCGGGTGACGCTGTTCCGGGGAGTCTATCCGATCTTTTTCAGCGAGAAGGACATCTCGGATCACCACGTGCTCAACCGGGCGATCGCCGAGGAATTCCTCAAACGCAACCTGGTGAAGATGGACGATCTGGTCATCATGACCAAGGGCGATCTGACCGGCCGTACCGGCGGCACCAACGCCCTGAAGATATCGCGCATCAGCGACGTGATCGCCGCCGCGCCTTGA
- a CDS encoding Lon protease family protein has translation MSRPPNSLPAAALKTVISPDDLPFASTAELEPLDHILGQQRAQEAIDVGLAMRRPGYNLYVMGDPGTGRLSLVKRLLERRAAGQPAPSDWLYLNRFDNPREPVAVSLPAGMGRRFAADIETFVDSLLATFPAAFDNPAYQRRRTAIDREFSRRFDEAVEAVGRKAEQRGILLFRDGDDISFTPRGDGAPLDEAAFAALPEAKKAEFHVQVRELEDDLHEALLELPQWKREATESLRALNRETIEQAAAPLLSRLSAPYAGCAALIAHIAVLGEHLDRTVAEYLLDDRGQDPREEANRRNQLLDRYAPCLLVGHDRQGGTPVLFAPNPSYPNLFGRIEPPGEQDASHAHARLIFPGLLHQANGGCLIVEAEQLVGDAEAWPALKRALKTGQLRIEPLPADAAGGARVQTLLPAPIPLEVKLALVGTRDLYYLLEAADPDFKELFRLPVDFDDHFPLTPESMLDFARLIKSQVAQAGHGEVSACGIAALLEYGARLAEHQSRVSARMGDICEILAEADLERRREAAGTIRAEHVRRALAARERRLDRLNQELLDDVMEGVLLIATEGEKIGCVNGLTVLEAGETCFATPARITATVSPGERGVVDIEREVELGQAIHSKGVLILSGYLAFRYARDFPLALSAHLAIEQSYGYIDGDSASLGEFCALVSALTGVPIRQSLAVTGSMNQHGDVQAVGGVNEKIEGFFRLCRARGFTGGQGVIIPAGNVRNLMLKTEVVDAVSEERFVVYAVHTVDEALELMTGKAARTVNRLAVSRLKAFADYSEKKA, from the coding sequence ATGTCCAGACCACCGAATTCATTGCCCGCCGCTGCCCTGAAAACCGTCATTTCGCCGGACGACCTGCCCTTCGCTTCGACCGCCGAACTGGAACCGCTCGACCACATCCTGGGGCAGCAGCGGGCGCAGGAAGCCATCGACGTCGGCCTGGCCATGCGCCGCCCCGGCTACAACCTCTATGTCATGGGCGATCCGGGCACCGGCCGCCTGTCGCTGGTGAAACGGCTGCTCGAACGCCGGGCCGCCGGACAGCCCGCCCCCAGCGACTGGCTGTACCTCAACCGGTTCGACAATCCGCGTGAACCGGTCGCCGTATCCCTTCCCGCCGGCATGGGCCGCCGCTTCGCCGCCGACATCGAAACCTTCGTCGACAGTCTTCTGGCAACCTTTCCGGCGGCATTCGACAACCCGGCCTACCAGCGCCGCCGTACGGCGATCGACCGGGAATTTTCCCGGCGCTTCGACGAAGCCGTGGAGGCGGTGGGCAGGAAGGCGGAGCAGCGGGGCATCCTGCTGTTCCGCGACGGCGACGACATCTCCTTCACGCCGAGGGGGGACGGCGCACCGCTCGACGAAGCGGCTTTCGCCGCCCTCCCGGAGGCAAAGAAGGCGGAGTTCCACGTTCAGGTACGGGAACTCGAGGACGACCTGCACGAAGCCCTGCTGGAACTCCCCCAGTGGAAGCGGGAGGCCACCGAATCGCTGCGGGCGCTGAACCGGGAGACCATCGAGCAGGCGGCGGCGCCCTTGCTGTCGCGCCTGAGCGCGCCCTACGCCGGCTGCGCGGCCCTCATCGCCCATATCGCCGTCCTGGGCGAGCATCTGGACCGCACCGTGGCGGAATACCTGCTCGACGACCGCGGCCAGGATCCGCGCGAGGAAGCGAACCGCCGCAACCAACTGCTGGACCGCTACGCCCCCTGCCTCCTGGTCGGCCACGACCGCCAAGGCGGAACGCCGGTGCTGTTCGCCCCCAACCCGAGCTATCCCAACCTGTTCGGCCGGATCGAACCGCCCGGCGAACAGGATGCCTCACACGCCCATGCGCGGCTGATCTTTCCCGGCCTCCTGCACCAGGCCAACGGCGGTTGCCTGATCGTGGAAGCCGAACAACTGGTCGGCGATGCCGAGGCCTGGCCGGCGCTCAAGCGGGCGCTCAAGACCGGCCAGCTCCGCATCGAACCGCTCCCGGCCGACGCTGCCGGCGGGGCCAGGGTGCAGACCCTGCTGCCCGCCCCCATTCCGCTCGAGGTCAAGCTGGCCCTGGTGGGCACGAGGGATCTGTATTACCTGCTGGAAGCGGCCGACCCCGATTTCAAGGAGCTGTTCCGGCTCCCCGTGGATTTCGACGATCACTTCCCCCTCACCCCGGAGTCGATGCTGGACTTCGCCCGTCTGATCAAGAGCCAGGTGGCGCAGGCCGGGCACGGCGAGGTTTCCGCCTGCGGCATCGCGGCGCTGCTGGAATACGGCGCCCGCCTGGCCGAACACCAGAGCCGGGTGTCGGCACGCATGGGCGATATCTGCGAAATCCTGGCCGAAGCCGACCTGGAGCGGCGCCGGGAGGCGGCCGGCACCATCCGGGCCGAGCATGTCCGCCGCGCACTGGCGGCGCGCGAACGGCGCCTGGACCGGCTGAACCAGGAACTGCTGGACGACGTGATGGAAGGTGTCCTGCTCATCGCGACGGAGGGTGAGAAGATCGGTTGCGTCAACGGCCTGACCGTGCTGGAAGCGGGCGAGACCTGCTTCGCCACCCCGGCCCGCATCACCGCCACGGTTTCCCCCGGCGAGCGCGGTGTGGTGGACATCGAACGCGAGGTCGAACTGGGCCAGGCCATCCATTCCAAGGGCGTGCTGATCCTTTCCGGCTACCTGGCCTTCCGCTATGCCCGCGACTTCCCGCTGGCGCTCTCGGCCCACCTCGCCATCGAACAGTCCTACGGCTACATCGACGGCGACAGCGCCTCGCTCGGGGAGTTCTGCGCCTTGGTGTCGGCCCTGACGGGCGTCCCGATCCGGCAGAGTCTGGCGGTCACCGGCTCGATGAACCAGCACGGCGACGTGCAGGCCGTGGGCGGCGTCAACGAGAAGATCGAGGGCTTTTTCCGGCTATGCCGGGCGCGCGGCTTCACCGGAGGACAGGGTGTCATCATCCCGGCCGGGAACGTCCGCAATCTGATGCTGAAGACCGAGGTGGTCGATGCCGTGAGCGAAGAGAGGTTCGTGGTGTATGCGGTTCACACCGTGGACGAGGCCCTCGAACTGATGACCGGAAAGGCGGCGCGCACCGTGAACCGGCTGGCCGTTTCCCGCCTCAAGGCCTTTGCCGACTATTCGGAAAAGAAGGCCTGA
- a CDS encoding HNH endonuclease, with protein MHHRHLQVLRTDASGMPLEWIGYQEAAKLYYLEQVAYGCGSILFRLRGGINAKTGQRSRIEVNSIVATFGHANSGYKIDMGYVPPLNNTALFRRDGHICLYCGNLFRHSELSRDHIQPTSRGGSDTWNNVVTACKRCNNHKAGRTPEEAKMQLLAIPFMPTHAEYIYLQGRRVLADQMEFLKAHFPRKSPLHERAS; from the coding sequence ATGCACCACCGCCACCTTCAGGTACTGCGCACGGATGCCTCGGGAATGCCGCTTGAATGGATAGGCTACCAGGAAGCCGCCAAGCTCTACTATCTGGAACAGGTCGCCTACGGCTGCGGCAGCATTCTGTTCCGGCTGCGCGGCGGCATCAACGCCAAGACGGGGCAGCGCAGCCGGATCGAGGTGAATTCGATCGTGGCGACCTTCGGCCATGCCAACAGCGGCTACAAGATCGACATGGGCTACGTGCCGCCGCTCAACAACACGGCCCTGTTCCGCCGTGACGGCCACATCTGCCTCTATTGCGGCAATCTGTTCCGCCACAGCGAGCTGTCCCGCGACCACATCCAGCCCACCAGCCGCGGCGGTTCGGACACCTGGAACAACGTGGTGACCGCCTGCAAGCGCTGCAACAACCACAAGGCTGGCAGGACGCCGGAGGAGGCGAAGATGCAGTTGCTCGCCATCCCCTTCATGCCGACTCACGCCGAATACATCTACCTGCAGGGCCGCCGGGTACTCGCCGACCAGATGGAATTCCTCAAGGCGCATTTCCCCCGCAAGAGCCCGTTGCACGAACGGGCGAGCTGA
- the gap gene encoding type I glyceraldehyde-3-phosphate dehydrogenase, protein MTIKIAINGYGRIGRNILRAIYETGRKDVEIVAINDLGDAQINAHLTRHDTVHGPFRGTVEVGEGEIIINGDRIKVFSEKDPSKLPWGTLGVDVVHECTGVFRTKAKCQPHLDAGAKKVIISAPADKNECDATIVYGVNDHTLKAVHTVISNASCTTNCLAPLVKPLMEKIGIVSGLMTTVHSYTNDQVLTDVYHKDLYRARAAALNMIPTKTGAAQAVGLVLPELNGKLSGFAIRVPTANVSVVDLTFIAARETGKDEINAILKAASENELKGILAYNDQPLVSSDFNHTTTSSNFDSTQTKVVGNLVKVLSWYDNEWGFSNRMLDTTVALMTAR, encoded by the coding sequence ATGACGATTAAGATTGCAATCAATGGATATGGACGCATCGGCCGCAACATCCTGCGGGCGATTTACGAAACCGGGCGCAAGGATGTCGAGATCGTCGCCATCAACGACCTGGGCGATGCCCAGATCAACGCCCACCTCACCCGCCACGATACCGTGCACGGGCCGTTCCGGGGGACCGTTGAGGTCGGCGAGGGCGAAATCATCATCAATGGCGACCGCATCAAGGTTTTCTCCGAGAAGGATCCTTCCAAGCTGCCCTGGGGGACGCTGGGCGTCGACGTCGTGCATGAATGTACCGGGGTGTTCCGCACCAAGGCCAAATGCCAGCCGCACCTCGATGCCGGCGCCAAGAAGGTGATCATTTCCGCGCCGGCCGACAAGAACGAGTGCGACGCGACCATCGTCTACGGGGTCAACGACCACACGCTGAAGGCCGTCCATACCGTCATTTCGAACGCCTCGTGCACCACCAACTGCCTGGCGCCGTTGGTCAAGCCGCTGATGGAAAAGATCGGCATCGTGTCCGGCCTGATGACCACCGTGCATTCCTACACCAACGACCAGGTGCTCACCGACGTCTATCACAAGGACCTGTACCGGGCGCGGGCGGCGGCCCTGAACATGATCCCGACCAAGACCGGCGCGGCGCAGGCCGTGGGCCTGGTGCTGCCGGAGCTGAACGGCAAACTGTCCGGTTTCGCCATCCGCGTTCCGACCGCCAACGTATCGGTCGTGGACCTGACCTTCATCGCGGCCCGGGAGACCGGCAAGGACGAGATCAACGCCATCCTCAAGGCCGCCTCCGAAAACGAACTGAAGGGCATCCTCGCCTACAACGACCAGCCGCTGGTCTCCAGCGATTTCAACCATACGACGACCTCCTCCAATTTCGACTCGACCCAGACCAAGGTGGTCGGCAATCTGGTGAAAGTGCTGAGCTGGTACGACAACGAGTGGGGTTTCAGCAACCGCATGCTGGACACCACGGTCGCCCTGATGACTGCCCGCTAG